The genomic region TCCAACTTTCTTTTGTTTAGAATTATCTTTTTTACCGTAGGCTCGACGTATTTCAAAGGAGCTATTTCGGTTCTATTAAGCACTTCATTTACAGCCACCAAATATACTCCTAAAGAATCGGAAAGCTCAAAAAAATGTGATTTTTTTAAATAATCATCCTTATTATCCAAAGTAATTCCTGGAATTTTTTGAATCACGGAAGACGATTTTATCCAAATGGAATCGTTAAAGGAATACGCTTTGAATTTTAAGGCTGAAGTCCTTAAGAACTCTTGATCTTTTTCATTATACCGCCTAAAAGCTTCTTTTACCTTATCTGTCTCAGAAAAATCGTTGGCCAAATTAATATAGCGTAAACGCACTAAATCTTCGTTCAATTTAAAGTTTACCTTATGTTGCTCGTAAAAATCCTTTAGTTCCTGTTGCGTTACCAAGGTATCCATAGATTTATCCACCAATCCTTCTTTATAGGCATTTATGTACAAATCGGCTCGATACTGCTTTACCAAGTCTTCAAACTGCACCTGTTTTTCATCGGAAAGATTTAATTTTGCCTTCTCCAATAACAATTGCTGTTGCGCCCAACTTTGAATAAAATTATTAGTGACAATTAAACTATCTTCTTGTGAGATTTTATCACTGTTGATGTTTTTCTTTAAATCGGATTTTAACAGGTAGTTTTCGCCTACCCTAGCTACGGGATCTTCTATTGGTTCTGATTTAAAATAATCGCACGATACCACCAAAAGAGATAAAAATATGAGATAAAAATTCTTAAACATTATAAAATGGTTCTTAAAGCCATTGCGCTCCAATTCGGACAAAAATAACAATTAGGCTATAGTAATCAAGGATTTTAACAACGCTATAAGATAGTTGACAGGTATTACCCGTTAAAATGTTTTTAATACCTTCTGGATGAAAGTGAAAAAGTATCGGTATTTAAAAAATGAAACTATCTTTACCGAAAAAAACAACGATGCCATTACTGAAGTTAATATGGGATTTTAGGAGTCCGACAGCTTACAAAACTGCAGAACATTATGAAATTCACTTAAAGGAATTCATGACAAACCAAAATTTACCTTACCTAAAATCTGGCGTGGAAGAAATGACACCAAACGAACATTCCATAGCATTTCTTGTAGTTGATCAAGAATATATGAAACCTGTTAGGGATGCATTGAAACCACATCGAGGTGTTTACTACCAAGAGCAATAAGCCATTCGCTAATTAGTTCCAGCGGTTGTTGTTAAATTGATTTCGCTTCCAGTACCACATCATAATAAAACCAAATAAAGCTCCTCCAACGTGCGCAAAATGTGCGATACCTTGTCCAAATATGGAGTATCCGGTAACTCCAGAGAATAAATCCAAAGCTATTATAATAGGAATGAAATATTTCGCTTTAATGGGAATTGGCAGGAATATCAGCATTAATTCAGCATTGGGAAACATCATTCCAAAAGCGACCAAAACGCCGTAAATTGCTCCGGAAGCCCCCACTGCTGGGGTCATATATGCTGCTAAAAAGTTTTGCATACTACTCTCCCCCATAAGCTCACGCCATGAGGTATCGTATTTCCCTTGACTTATAATATCCAATACATCAGTTTGGCTGAATCCATTAGCTATAAGGGTTTGCATACCGTCGTTGAAATAATAGTAATTAACCAATGTATGAATTAAAGCCGCACCCAAACCTGCTGAAAAGTAAAAGAAAATGAATTTATTACGCCCCCAAATTTGCTCTAAAGGAGTTCCAAACGCCCACAAAGCATACATATTAAAGAGGATGTGCATAAACCCACCATGCATAAACATATGGGTAACTATTTGCCAAAGTTGAAAATGTTCGTTTTTAGGAAACCATAGCGCGAACAGATCGTACATTTGTTGCCCCAAAAGTTGTGTTGCTATAAAAAACAACACATTAATAATTAATAAATGCTTTACTGCATCTGTAATTCTACCCATTACTTGGAATTTATTGCAATATTATAAAAATCTTTTATCTATTTCTTCAACGGTCATGGTAATGTATGTGGGCTTATTAAATGGGGAAACGGTAGGGGCTTTTGTAGCAAAAAGATTGTTAACTAATGCTTCCTGTGAAGCTATATTTAATAACTCCCCACTTTTTACCGCTAGGGTTTTGCACATGGCTTTCGCCAGCACATCCGCTTGCGATAAAGAGCTCTCGGGAACTTCTGCTTGAAAATCAGATAAGAGCTGATCTATAATCATACCCACCTCACTTTCTGAAATATTTAAGGGAATCCCACTAACCTCTACTTCATCTTTTTCAAAGTCAGAAAACACAAAACCCGTATTCTCAAGACTGTCTTTTAAATCTTTCAACAATTCAATTTCCGTAGCAGAAAAATTAAGCTTTAAAGGAAAAAGCAATTGTTGACTCACCCCTTTGTCTACCGTAATATTCTTCAAATACTGCTCGTATAGCACCCTTTGGTGCGCCCGGTGTTGATTTATGATTACCATACCGGATTTTATGGTGGTTACGATATACTTACGGTGCAATTGATATGTTGTTGCTGAAGGCTCTTCGGTATAATCTTTGAACAAAGAACCTGTTACTTCTTCTGATTCCAATTCAATAGAACTAAAATCTGATTTCCTTTCGAGCCCCACATACAAACTTTCCCAACCCCCCGATTGTTTTTCCCTTTTGGGGTAATGCACGGCCACATTTCCTTTGTTATCCTTTTCAAACGGATTATAATTGACATCCACTTCCACAGAAGGAAAATCGGCATTTTTAGATTTATAATTATACGGAGTGTCTAAATTGGAATCCCTTTCAAAATCGAGTACCGGAGCCACATTAAACTGCCCTAGGCTATGTTTCACAGAAGATCTTAAAATGGCATACAACGCATGCTCATCGTCGAACTTAACTTCCGTTTTAGTGGGATGAATATTAATATCGATACCTGAAGGATCGACCTCTAGAAATAGGAAATAACTTGGGTGGGTTTGTTCTTTTATAAGTCCTTCAAACGCACTACACACAGCATGATGCAAATAGGAATTCTTAACGAATCTATTATTGACAAAGAAAAATTGCTCGCCTCGGGTTTTTTTGGCAAATTCTGGTTTGCAAATGAATCCGCTTAAATTAACAACTTCCGTATCTTCTTCTACAGGAACCAATTTTTCGTTTGTTTTCCCTCCAAAAATATGTACAATACGCTGCCGTAAATTGGATGCTGGAAGTTTGAACAATTCGCTTCCATTATTATAAAAATCAAATTCAATATCGGGATGTGCCAGCGCTACACGGTGAAACTCATCGATAATATGCCTTAATTCTACTGTATCTGACTTTAAAAAATTACGTCTTGCCGGAATATTAAAAAAAAGATTTTTTACCAATAAAGAAGTCCCCTTGGGGGTTACAGTTACATCTTGATCAACCACTACACTCCCTTCAATTTTTAGCTGGGTGCCTACCTCATCTTCTTCCTGCCTTGTATTCATTTCCACATGGGCAATGGCCGCAATGGAAGCTAGCGCTTCCCCGCGGAACCCTTTTGTATGCAATTGGAAGAGATCTTCAGCAGTTTTTATTTTGGAGGTAGCATGGCGCTCGAAAGACAGGCGTGCATCTGTAGCACTCATACCTTTGCCATTATCTACCACCTGTATTAAAGTCTTACCGGCGTCTTTTATAATAAGTTTGATACAGGAACTGCCTGCATCAACGGCATTTTCTATGAGTTCTTTAACAACAGAAGCCGGTCTTTGTACCACTTCTCCTGCTGCAATCTGGTTGGCAACATGATCTGGTAAAAGCTGAATTACGTCTGCCATTAAATAAGGGAATCTAAATTAATATAACGTATGGCAACAAGTGCAAACATTAGTAAAAAGATTAAAATAACTATAAAACGAATTCGCGAATTTGTATTGGAAGGTGATTTGCGCACGGTCTTCCAATCGTCCCGAAAGCTCTTTCTTCGATATCCTTTAAAATACTCTTCATCAGAACGTTTTTCCTTACTCTTTTTAAGTTCCTCTAAACGTTCCTTTCGCTCATCGTAATATCGAGGCGTATAGCTATACGACTTGTTACCTCTTGATTTAAAAAGTGATGGAAGTCCCAAAATATAAATGTTTTAGTGTTGAAGCATTCTTTAAAGAACAACCGTAGAAACTACATTCTTCGCTAATAATTCATCAAAAATGCCATAAAGTTCAAAATTACTCAAAAACCAACAATTTCAGTAACCTTTACTACTAAATTTTGTTAAGAATATGGTAGCAAAGAAAGAATAATTACCAAACGATGTGATGTATTATTTTAAATTTTAAGGTCACAATCTATTATAAATAATATCTATTCTCAATTAGAACATTCAGAATCATAAATTTTGTTTAACTTTTAACAAATAACAGTTAAACATTTTGTATTTTTACAATCATAAATGGTTAAGATTATGGCAAATAAAAAAGCAACATCAGAAAGATTAATTACATACTTTATGGATTACGTGCTCACACATGGCACGCATCCTAAAAGCGTTTATTTGTTTACTAAGGAAAACAATTTAAAAGAAGAAGATTTTTACAAATTCTGCGCAAACTTTGAAGCGTTAGAAAAAGATATTTTTAAAGTCTTTTTTGACAATACATTAGCTCTTCTCGAAAAAAACGAGGAATATCTTGTTTTTGATTCTAAAAACAAATTGATAAGTTTTTACTATACCTTTTTTGAAATGCTGACGGCAAATAGAAGTTATGTGGTTTATGCGTTGGAACAGAAAAAAGACCGACTTAAATCTTTAGAGGTTCTAAAAACATTGAGAACTTCCTTTAAAGGTTACGTTAAAAGTTTGGATTTGGATCGTTTAAAAATTGAAAATGAACGTTTAAGTAAAATTCAAAATAGATCTATCGAAGAAAGTGCTTGGATTCAACTTTTAATTACTATGAAGTTCTGGTTGGATGACACTTCGCCTTCCTTTGAAAAAACAGATATTTTCATTGAAAAATCCTTACAAACCGGCTTTGAGCTTATGGACTATAAACCCTTAGAGAAATTGATTGACTTCGGAAAATTCATTTTAAAAGAAAAAACTAACATTACCGTATGAAGACATTAGATAAAATTCCTACCGGTAAGATACAACGGGCGGGCAAATTTTTGCAAACTGGAGCCAAAGTTGGAGCAAACTACCTGAAATATTACGGAGATAAAATAACCACTTCTGAAGAAATTGCACGAGGACGCCTTAATAAAAGTAATGCGGAAGATATTTATGACGGACTAAAAACCTTGAAAGGAAGCGCCCTTAAAGTAGCGCAAATGCTTAGCATGGAAAAGAGTATTCTCCCGAGGGATTATGTAGAAAAATTTTCCCTTGCTCAATTTTCTGTCCCGCCCTTATCTCCTCCTTTGGTAATTAAAACCTTCAAAAAATATTTTGGCAAACATCCAGAAGACATATTCGATACGTTTAATTCTTCTTCTGTGAATGCCGCCAGCATAGGTCAAGTTCACATTGCTACCAAAGATGATAAAAAATATGCGATTAAAATTCAGTATCCCGGCGTTGCAGAAAGTATTGCTACAGATTTAGCTTTGGTAAAACCCATTGCAATTAAAATGTTCAATATAAAAGGAAAGGATTCTGATAAGTATTTTAAAGAGGTAGAAAATAAACTTATTGAAGAAACCAACTATGTTCTCGAAGTAAAACAGAGCAAAGCAATTGCAGCGGCATGCAAACACATTCCAAACTTGGTTTTTCCCGAATATTACGAGGATCTCTCTTCGGAACGGATTATAACTATGGATTATATGGATGGGAAACACCTTTCTGAATTTGTTGCGGAAAACAAAAACAAAGAGCTATCCAATGCTATCGGTCAAGCTTTATGGGATTTTTACATGTACCAAATACATGTTTTAAGAAAAGTGCATGCAGATCCGCACCCTGGTAATTTCTTAATCAGTGCGAACGGAGAGCTTATTGCTTTGGATTTTGGCTGCATGAAAGAAGTTCCGGAAGATTTCTATGTCCCTTATTTTGAATTGGCAAATAAAGAAACCATTAATAATCCAGACGCTTTCGAAGCAAAATTATACGAGTTGGAAATTTTGAAACCCGAAGATACTCCAGAGGAATTAAAATTTTTCAAATCGCTCTTTCATGAAATGCTTAGTATTTTCACAAAGCCTTTCAATGAGGAAACCTTCGATTTTTCCAATGCCGATTTCTTTCAAAGTATCGCTAGACTTGGGGAAAAGTATAACAACGATCCGCAACTACGTAAAATGAACGGCAATAGAGGTTCTAAACACTTTATTTACATCAATAGAACCTTTTTTGGCTTATACAACCTAATGTTTGATCTTAAGGCAGAAGATATTAAAATAAATAATTTTATTAAATACGAAAACATTAGAAAAAGTAGCTAATTTCTATGTCTGAAACGGCCATTATTTTTCCGCATCAACTTATCCAAGAACTCCAGTTTCCAAAGGAAATAAATAGGGTTTATTTAGTTGAAGAATACCTTTTTTTTAAACAGTACAAATTTCATAAACAAAAAATAGCTTTTCATCGTGCTACCATGAAGGCGTATGAAGATTTTTTAAAAAAAGAGGGATATAGTGTAACTTATATAGAAGCGGAAGATGAACTGTCCGACATTCGGGACTTATTAAAAAAGCTTCAGAAAGAAAAAATTAAAACAATTCATTGCATCGATCCCACCGATGATTGGTTAAAGAAAAGAATTGCTTCCTTTAATGGGGATTTTGATTTGGTTTGGTATTGGAGTCCGCTATTCCTTAACTCCAAAGAAGATTTAAAAGATTTCTTTAAACCGAATAAAAAGAAATTTCACCAAACCGCTTTTTACAAAGAAGAAAGAAAAAAAAGAGATCTTTTGATGAAGGGTGAAGACCCAAAAGGTGGTAAATGGACCTTCGATAAAGAAAATCGTAAAAAGTATCCTAAGAGCAAAACACCACCAAGTATTCACTTCCCGAAGCAAACCGACTATCACAAAGAGAGCTTAGAATATACCGAAAAGAACTTTAAGGATAACTACGGAACTTTAGATGAAAGTATACAATACCCTATTGATTTTAAAGCTGCCGAAGAGTGGCTGGAACAATTTTTAGAGATGCGGTTTCATGAATTTGGGACGTATGAAGATGCCATTGTAAAAGAACATCTTATTCTTAACCACTCCCTCCTTTCACCTTTAATTAATATTGGATTACTTACTTCCGAGGCTGTTATTGAAAAATCGGTTGCATATGCCGAAAAAAACGAGATCCCTATAAACTCATTGGAAGGTTTTGTAAGGCAAATAATTGGTTGGCGTGAGTTTCTACGTGGCATATATGAAGTTAAAGGAGTGGCACAGCGTACCAAAAACTTTTGGAAGTTTTCCAGAAAAATCCCAAAGAGCTTCTATACGGGCGAAACGGGAATGAAGCCTGTAGATATAACCATTAAAAAAGTGCTAAAAACGGGGTATACCCACCACATAGAACGCCTAATGATCTTAGGTAACTTTATGGTGCTATGCGAGTTCGACCCCGACGAAGTTTACCAATGGTTTATGGAACTTTTTATCGATGCTTACGACTGGGTTATGGTCCCAAACGTTTACGGGATGAGCCAGTTTGCAGATGGTGGCCTTATGGCTACAAAACCATATATAAGTGGCAGTAATTACATCATGAAAATGAGCAATTATCAAGATGGGGATTGGCAGGATACATGGGACGGACTTTTCTGGAGGTTTATGCATGAGCATAGGGATTTCTTTGAGTCCAATCCGCGGTTAAAAATGCTATTAGGAACCTTAGACAATATGAAAGAGGAAACCAGAAACGAACACCTAAAAAATGCCGCTACATTTTTAGAGCAATTAGATGAAAAATAAAGAGATGACAGAAAGAGAAATAGATAGAATAATAGAAATGGCATGGGAAGATCGTACTCCGTTTGATGCCATTACATTTCAATTTGGGTATACAGAAAAAGAAGTAATAGAATTAATGCGCAAAGAATTAAAGCCAAGTAGTTTTAAACTCTGGCGCAAGCGCGTACAAGGTCGAGCTACTAAACACCTAAAAAAAAGAAATTTCGATGAAGGCCGTTTTAAATGTAGCAGACAGAAGAACATTTCGGGCAATAAAATCTCCAAAAGATAACTGGGTTCTATTTGTAATGTAGTTTATTATTATCTATCCTGCACCATATAAAAATAAGGATAAAAATAACTTTCCATATTTTTAATACCTTTGCGACTGCTTTTAAAATAATCTAATCCTAAAATAATTATAATCTGTCATGCCTCGGGAAGGGGGCATGCGGCTATTTGGTTTAAAAAGATATTAAAACAATATGGTAAAACCTTTTAAAGTTAATCTCAACTTATTTTATGTATTCTTTCTATTTTTATCCACGGCAATACTTGCTCAGAATACCCAAAGATATAATGGCGATTACGCAATTAAAAATTTCAGCGGGGAAGCTTCTTACGAGTATAAACTAATAGAAGGCGACACCATTTTAAACGGAATTTTTCGCTTTCGTGACAAGGGCTTGAAGTCTTTAGAAAAGAAAGCTTACAGTTCTTTCTTGGTAGAGGGGTCGTTAAAAAATAATAAACCTCAAGGAGCATGGCGGTTGAGTTTTGGAGATTATCAACGTTCTAAAGAGCCTAGATTGGTAGATTACAGTTACGTAATAGATATCAATGGAATACAGAAATCGGTAAACGGATTTTTTAACAATGGTATTGCTGACAAAGAGTTTATTCTCAAAATTGATAGTATTGAGAACTCTAAAATCACTAAAAATCTTTTTAAGAGCACTATATCATACCAAAATGGTATACCGCAAAAAAATTTCACTATTGAAACCGGTATGCATTCCTTAATTGGAAGACTGCTGCGGGATGGTTTGGCTCACGACAAGTGGACTTTGTTTGAAAATGAAAAGCTTGACGAAACCGAAAATTGGATTTTTAAAGATGGTTTGTTGGAAAAAGTTGTTGTTTCTGATAATGGTTTGAACAAAACGATTGGAATTTTTGAAAGTGACTATAAAAAATTGGCAGAAGTTCCTTTAGATAAACGTTTTCTCAAGATTCTTTCCCTAAAGCTTCCCGCCCATGACACCTCCCGAATATTTGAAAAAGGAATAGGAAAGCTTTTAAGAAAAAATCTAAGAGAGTACACTAAGCTCCAAGAATTCATAAATTATATAGGAGATTCTATAACCATCCCTAATTTTAAAGTTAAGGTACCGCTCTTTCCCATTTCAGAGGTGAATACATTGAAACTGAAAACGATCGCTGATAGTATTCGTAAAGCAGAGCTCCTTAGCAAGAATATTTTAGACAATCCTCAATTAAATATTCAAAAGTTCTCAGATGAAGAAACCGAATTTCTTTATGAAGTTTCCAAAAAGTTAACAACAGATTACTTAGCCTCATTGGCATTACTTAGAAGCTTTTCCGAAGAAAATCTTATTATTCATTTCGACCAGCAAAAGCTACTTAAAAAGTTATGGCCCAACGGCCTCCCTGATGATGAAATTAAAGTAGAAATTCAAGATAAAGCTCCCAAAACATACCAAGCGAAAGGGGCATTAAGTTATAAACGGCAACCAATAAATTTAGTTTCCATTGAAGAATTAACCAACTTCACCTTATTAAACTTAAGTGTTTTACACAAAAAGTTAGTGGGAAAAATTTCTGTCCAAGAGCGCCAAGAAGCTTTTTTGTTACAAGAGGAAGCATTAATCGAAGAATCAGGACATCTTAAAAAACTTATTGATTCCATTAAGGGCACAGCTCCAAAAAACATCCAATCTACATTGGAAAGCCTTAAAGGTTTTGCAGACGAGCAATTAAATAGTTATGCCAGCATGAAGGAAAATCCGTCGAAATTGGAATATGCTAAAAAACTTACCAATTGCTTTACAAAAACAGAGAATCTTGCAATTTACATCGCCAACCTTCCACAGCAACAAAAAGAAATAAAGAAGCTCTATCAAGACCAAGTCTGGAATCCGTTTACGGCTACCGTTATGGATGAAGACGTAAAAAAGAGAATCACCAAGGCGTACGGAGATATTTTAATTCCAGAGCAGTTAGAGAGAATTCGAGAAGATTTGTCTTGCGAAACGATTGAACCCACCCAGAATTTTTTAGAAGCTTTGCATGAAAGAATGATAGAAATGAGAGAAGAAGATACTACTCGTTTAAATCGAAAACTGAAAAAAGAAAAGAATCCTGAAGAAATAAAATTACTCTTCGGGTTAAATTCAAAAGAAATTGAAGAATAACATGCAAAAAAGCTTACGTAACCTCAAGCCTAGTCTTTTTATAGCATTCTTTTGCCTTTCCTTTGTTGCAATATCACAAGAGGATCCGCAGGTTTTACCCGAAGAATCTAAATTTAAGGAACCCATTACCAAATATTGGCTAAACACCTATGGAAACATACGTATTTCCAAAAGATTATTCTGGGTTGCTCAAACTCATTTTAGGTTTCAGGAAACAGAAGAAACCCCCTTTGTGGGTCAAATTGGTCAAATTTACAATAGACACGCCATTGGTTATATTGTATCTAAAAAATTCAACGTAGCCGTTGGTGGCGTTGTTCGTTTTAATTTTAATACGGACCCCGATTCCGACGGAAAAGGAATGGTCCCCGAGTGGAGAATCTGGCAACAATATCAATTTGCTATGCCAGTTTCACGCCTTATGTTTTACCATCGTATACGTATTGAAAATCGATGGTCAAAAGGTTTTGAAGAAGGCGACGATTATATCTACCGAACGCGTTGGCGTTATATGTTCCGTGTAAAAATACCAATAAATAAACCGAAATTGGAGCCAAAAGCTTTTTACATTGGCCCGGAAGCCGAAGTGATCATGCAAAGTGGTAAAGAAGTTGTAGATAGTCCATTAGAAGACCTTCGTCTACACACCTCTTTTGGATACATTTTAACTCCCCGACTTACAGTAGCCGCAGGAATAATGTATAATTTCGGACAAACCTTAGAAAATGGAGGGATTTATAAACAAGGTTGGACCATAAGAACACATCTTTATTTTTCCCCAGATTTCAGAAAAGTTAGAAATAAACTACCTTCGATACATACAGAGGATTAACAACATAAGTTATATGAAAAAGAAGAGAATACTATTTTATATTGCAATCATAATACTTGGTGGCTTATGTGCCTTTTTAATAATAAAGAACAACCATCTACAAAAACAGTTGAGTACTGCCCATGAAGAACTTTCCATTGTAAAATCGTATCTGGAAATGGATCACTTGGCTACTGCCGATTCCCTTTTGATTACCGGAAGTTATGAGGACGCCAAAAAAGCATACCATTCTATGGATAGTCTAAGTATTATTGAAGATGATTACGCCATTACCTCGCGGCTTAAGATTGCAGAGAATATGCTACGCATGCACGAAGAAATTAAGACTGTTAAAACTTCATCTACTTCTCCTAATGCCGATTCTGCAGCTGCATCCAATATAAATAGTTCGGTTACTTTGGAAAAATTTGACTCCTTGAATTTTGCTTTTGAAAAAAAACAATTGCAATTATCGAGACTCAAAGAGCAAATGAATAAAAAAGCATTTGGAGAATATTTAACCTTCAAAAGTAAAAAAGGCAACCGTTTGTTTTACGTAGGACAAGTAAAAAACCATAAAGCGAATGGTTTTGGTATTGCTATCTTGGACACTGGTAGCCGTTATGAAGGCGAATGGGAAAACAATATGAGGCATGGAAACGGAAGTTTTTATTGGATTGATGGGGAGCGTTATGAAGGTGAATACCGCAAAGATATGCGAACTGGTCAAGGTACCTACTATTGGCCGAATGGTGAAAAATACGTGGGCGAATGGAAGGACGATGTAAGGGAAGGAACGGGAACTTTCTACAATTCTGATGGGGAAGTTTTTGCTAAGGGGATTTGGAAAGGAGATAAATTGATTAAAAAAGAAAAGTAGTAAACAAACTTAACCATATCAATTTTTACAATTTAATCCAGCTTTAAGCTCCAAACTCATTAAATAAAATTAATGAGGCCATTTATTTATAGCAATTACCCTGACTTTTACAAACAATTAGGTCTTTAATATTTTACTTTCGTTATACTCATTTAATTCCTTTATAAAAGGCTGCTTGTAAAAGCGTTTTCCCGTAGCTTTATAAAGAGCATTGGCCAAAGCACCCATCACTGGTGGGAAAGGAGGCTCTCCCAATCCTGTTGGATCTGTATCATTTTTAACAAAAGACACCTCAATATTCTTTGGAGCTTCTTTTTGCCGTATTAAACGATATGTATCGAAATTACTTTGTTGCGGATTTCCATTTTTAAAGGAAATTTCCCCATACATGGCAGAACCGATTCCATCTATGGTTCCACCTTCTGCCATATTAGTAGCAGCATCTGGGTTTACAACGATTCCGCAATCGAGGGCACAGTAAACATTGTCTACCCTTGGAGTGCTATTTTCCATAGAAAGGTCCAATACATGCGCAACATAAGAATTATGACAATAATAAGCCGCTACTCCACGGCCGCTATTGGAAGCATTGGTGTCCCAATTAGACATTTTACGCACTAAATTTAAAACTCCGATATACCGTTCTGCGTCGTAATCATTTTTTTCGCCAACCGGATTTTCTTTGGCTTTATTTAATAATTCCAGTCTAAAGTCGATTGGATCCTTTCCAGCTTCTTCGGCTACCTCATCTAAAAAAGCTTGCTCGGCACCGGCAATAAAATTAGACCGTGGCGCACGGAATGC from Galbibacter sp. BG1 harbors:
- a CDS encoding DUF2490 domain-containing protein, yielding MQKSLRNLKPSLFIAFFCLSFVAISQEDPQVLPEESKFKEPITKYWLNTYGNIRISKRLFWVAQTHFRFQETEETPFVGQIGQIYNRHAIGYIVSKKFNVAVGGVVRFNFNTDPDSDGKGMVPEWRIWQQYQFAMPVSRLMFYHRIRIENRWSKGFEEGDDYIYRTRWRYMFRVKIPINKPKLEPKAFYIGPEAEVIMQSGKEVVDSPLEDLRLHTSFGYILTPRLTVAAGIMYNFGQTLENGGIYKQGWTIRTHLYFSPDFRKVRNKLPSIHTED
- a CDS encoding peptidyl-prolyl cis-trans isomerase — encoded protein: MFKNFYLIFLSLLVVSCDYFKSEPIEDPVARVGENYLLKSDLKKNINSDKISQEDSLIVTNNFIQSWAQQQLLLEKAKLNLSDEKQVQFEDLVKQYRADLYINAYKEGLVDKSMDTLVTQQELKDFYEQHKVNFKLNEDLVRLRYINLANDFSETDKVKEAFRRYNEKDQEFLRTSALKFKAYSFNDSIWIKSSSVIQKIPGITLDNKDDYLKKSHFFELSDSLGVYLVAVNEVLNRTEIAPLKYVEPTVKKIILNKRKLEFIKNLEKDLLDEATRKKEFEVYNKQKNIEKKNGNE
- a CDS encoding cryptochrome/photolyase family protein; its protein translation is MSETAIIFPHQLIQELQFPKEINRVYLVEEYLFFKQYKFHKQKIAFHRATMKAYEDFLKKEGYSVTYIEAEDELSDIRDLLKKLQKEKIKTIHCIDPTDDWLKKRIASFNGDFDLVWYWSPLFLNSKEDLKDFFKPNKKKFHQTAFYKEERKKRDLLMKGEDPKGGKWTFDKENRKKYPKSKTPPSIHFPKQTDYHKESLEYTEKNFKDNYGTLDESIQYPIDFKAAEEWLEQFLEMRFHEFGTYEDAIVKEHLILNHSLLSPLINIGLLTSEAVIEKSVAYAEKNEIPINSLEGFVRQIIGWREFLRGIYEVKGVAQRTKNFWKFSRKIPKSFYTGETGMKPVDITIKKVLKTGYTHHIERLMILGNFMVLCEFDPDEVYQWFMELFIDAYDWVMVPNVYGMSQFADGGLMATKPYISGSNYIMKMSNYQDGDWQDTWDGLFWRFMHEHRDFFESNPRLKMLLGTLDNMKEETRNEHLKNAATFLEQLDEK
- a CDS encoding rhomboid family intramembrane serine protease produces the protein MGRITDAVKHLLIINVLFFIATQLLGQQMYDLFALWFPKNEHFQLWQIVTHMFMHGGFMHILFNMYALWAFGTPLEQIWGRNKFIFFYFSAGLGAALIHTLVNYYYFNDGMQTLIANGFSQTDVLDIISQGKYDTSWRELMGESSMQNFLAAYMTPAVGASGAIYGVLVAFGMMFPNAELMLIFLPIPIKAKYFIPIIIALDLFSGVTGYSIFGQGIAHFAHVGGALFGFIMMWYWKRNQFNNNRWN
- a CDS encoding TetR family transcriptional regulator C-terminal domain-containing protein, encoding MANKKATSERLITYFMDYVLTHGTHPKSVYLFTKENNLKEEDFYKFCANFEALEKDIFKVFFDNTLALLEKNEEYLVFDSKNKLISFYYTFFEMLTANRSYVVYALEQKKDRLKSLEVLKTLRTSFKGYVKSLDLDRLKIENERLSKIQNRSIEESAWIQLLITMKFWLDDTSPSFEKTDIFIEKSLQTGFELMDYKPLEKLIDFGKFILKEKTNITV
- a CDS encoding ABC1 kinase family protein; this translates as MKTLDKIPTGKIQRAGKFLQTGAKVGANYLKYYGDKITTSEEIARGRLNKSNAEDIYDGLKTLKGSALKVAQMLSMEKSILPRDYVEKFSLAQFSVPPLSPPLVIKTFKKYFGKHPEDIFDTFNSSSVNAASIGQVHIATKDDKKYAIKIQYPGVAESIATDLALVKPIAIKMFNIKGKDSDKYFKEVENKLIEETNYVLEVKQSKAIAAACKHIPNLVFPEYYEDLSSERIITMDYMDGKHLSEFVAENKNKELSNAIGQALWDFYMYQIHVLRKVHADPHPGNFLISANGELIALDFGCMKEVPEDFYVPYFELANKETINNPDAFEAKLYELEILKPEDTPEELKFFKSLFHEMLSIFTKPFNEETFDFSNADFFQSIARLGEKYNNDPQLRKMNGNRGSKHFIYINRTFFGLYNLMFDLKAEDIKINNFIKYENIRKSS
- the mutL gene encoding DNA mismatch repair endonuclease MutL, whose product is MADVIQLLPDHVANQIAAGEVVQRPASVVKELIENAVDAGSSCIKLIIKDAGKTLIQVVDNGKGMSATDARLSFERHATSKIKTAEDLFQLHTKGFRGEALASIAAIAHVEMNTRQEEDEVGTQLKIEGSVVVDQDVTVTPKGTSLLVKNLFFNIPARRNFLKSDTVELRHIIDEFHRVALAHPDIEFDFYNNGSELFKLPASNLRQRIVHIFGGKTNEKLVPVEEDTEVVNLSGFICKPEFAKKTRGEQFFFVNNRFVKNSYLHHAVCSAFEGLIKEQTHPSYFLFLEVDPSGIDINIHPTKTEVKFDDEHALYAILRSSVKHSLGQFNVAPVLDFERDSNLDTPYNYKSKNADFPSVEVDVNYNPFEKDNKGNVAVHYPKREKQSGGWESLYVGLERKSDFSSIELESEEVTGSLFKDYTEEPSATTYQLHRKYIVTTIKSGMVIINQHRAHQRVLYEQYLKNITVDKGVSQQLLFPLKLNFSATEIELLKDLKDSLENTGFVFSDFEKDEVEVSGIPLNISESEVGMIIDQLLSDFQAEVPESSLSQADVLAKAMCKTLAVKSGELLNIASQEALVNNLFATKAPTVSPFNKPTYITMTVEEIDKRFL
- a CDS encoding TIGR03643 family protein yields the protein MTEREIDRIIEMAWEDRTPFDAITFQFGYTEKEVIELMRKELKPSSFKLWRKRVQGRATKHLKKRNFDEGRFKCSRQKNISGNKISKR